The genomic region CCAACCCTCGTTCACATACGGGCGGGCGTAGTCACAGAAGTCGCGGGCCTTCTTCCACCACTCCAGATCTTCGCCCTCGACGTCGGCGAATACCTGGTAGTAGTCGGTTTTCGGATCCAGCAGCTCGTGGACTGGGTTCTGGCTGTCAGCCATCTTTGCCCTCTTTTCTCAAAAATGTGGAGCGAAACAATTCCGCCCTTAATTGTGACCTTTATCGCAGAATTTATCAAACGATTCGAGCGCCAATTCGCTGTGGGATTTCTCCCATCAACCCCTTAGCTTTCCAGCGGAATATCGCGCAGTTCTTTGCGCAGAATCTTGCCGGTCGGATTCTTCGGGATCTGGTCGATGAACGTCACCGCGCGGATCTTCTTGTACGGGGTAACGCGCTCGGCGACCCAGTCCATCAACTCCTCCTCGCTCAAGGACGCGCCCTGTTGCAGGACGACGAACGCGCGCGGGATTTCCAGGCCGTCGCGGTCGACGCCGACCACCCCGGCGTCTGCAACCGCGTCGTGGGTGAGCAGGAGTGCTTCGAGTTCAGCCGGTGCGACTTGGTAGCCCTTGTACTTGATCACTTCCTTGGCGCGGTCGACGATGTAGAGGTGGCCGTTGTCTGCGGCGCGGGCGACGTCGCCGGTGCGGAGCCAGTCGTCGTCAAGCAATGTTTCGCGCGTGGCTTCTTCATTGTTGAGGTAACCGCGCATGACCTGGGGTCCGCGCACGAGCAGCTCGCCGGACTCGCCCTTCGGGAGGTCTTCGAGGGTCTCGATGTCTACGATGCGGCACTCGGTGTTCGGTACGGGGAAGCCGATGGAGCCGGGGTTGGTCTCGCCGTGGATGCCAATGCACACCGCGGGAGAGGTTTCCGTCATGCCGTAGCCCTGCACAAACGTGGTGCCCAGGCGGCGTTCGACGGCGCGGGCCACTTCCTCATCGAGCGGCGCAGCACCCGAGAACATGATCTTGTTCGCGGCAAAGCCCTCCGGGGTGACGGCGGGGTGCTTTGCCAGTGCGACGGCCATCGGGGGAGCGACGAAGGTGAGCTCGATGTCGTGGTCGCCGTGCGCGCTCAGGAAGACATCCAAGTCGAATTTCGGCAGAGTGTGCACGTTCCAGCGCAGCTGCAGCGGTGCAAGCAGTAGCGCGGTCATGCCGTAAATGTGGGAAAACGGCAGGGGAGACAGGGTGTTGACGTGCTTGTCCATCCCGTTGCGCTCGAGCATGGACACGGCCTGCAGGACGTTGGACGTGAGGTTGCTGTGGGAGAGCATGACACCCTTCGGCAACCCGGTAGTGCCGGAGGAGAACGGCACTGACGCGAGCGCGCTGCCATCGACGCTCAGCTCGGGTGCGGGCAGTCGCTTTTCGACGATTCCCGCCAACTCGTGATCCCACACATGCTTGTCATGCCCTACGTCGGCCACACCGATGAACAGGTCTGCCCCGGCCATTGTGGCCACCTTCTCCACGTCAGCGTCGTTCAGCAGCACGCCGATCGGGTTGACCGTGGCCCCGGCGCGGAAAATGCCGAACAAGGCTGCGGCGAAGTTGATGGAGTTCGGGATCTGCAGCGTGACCACGTTGCCGGGGCCGATACCGCGGTCAGCCAAATACCCGGCGATAGCGTCTGCCATCTCCTGCAGCTGTGCGTACGTGACGGTGTCGCCGGTGGTCAGCTCGGTGATCGCGGTGCGCTGGGCGTCATCGCCGGAAAGGTCGTTGAAGATGAGGTCGTAGACGGAGCCGCCGAACAGCTCAAGGTCCGGGTACGGGCTGGAATAGATCATGGAGTCTGGCCTTTCAGTCAATGGTCTCGCGCATGGATGCCGCGGGGAAAGATGGGTCCGCGGCAGTACTTCGCATAATAAAACAATTAGCCCCCTGAATGTGAGGTAAGTCGCTTTTTCTTTCTAGTGAGAAACGGTTAACGTTTCTCTGCTGCTTCAACGCTCGCCGGGCCAGCGAAAACACTGTGAAGTAGGGTGTGGTTCATGCAAGCTGCCTCCTTGATCTTTGCGGCCGTGTTCTCATTGGTCGCTATCGTCGGCGTGTTCCTGGATCTGCCCACCTGGATTTCCGTCGCCGCGCTTGCGGCCGCGGCCCTGTTCCTGGTGCTCGGCCTGGCAGATAAGTACCGGCAGATGGAGCGCACGTCGATCGAGCTCGACAGCGAGCAGCGCGCCACCATTGAGCGCATGAAGAAGGAGGGCAACCACGATATGGCGGCCCGCCAGGTGCAGTTGTGGTTCCGGAACACCAGCTACGAAGATGCAGCAGCCGTGGTGCGCGAGCTGTAGCGTCATCCCGTAGGCTGGAACGCATGACTGAACGCACTCTGATTCTGATTAAGCCCGACGGTGTGGCAAACGGCCACGTCGGCGAGATCATCACCCGCATCGAGCGCAAGGGCCTCAAGCTCGTCGAGATGGACCTGCGTACCGCTGACCGCGAGACCGCTGAGAAGCATTACGAGGAGCACAAGGACAAGCCGTTCTTCGGTGAGCTCGTGGACTTCATCACCTCCGCTCCGCTGGTCGCTGGCATCGTCGAGGGCGAGTCTGCAATCGCCGCGTGGCGTCAGCTCGCCGGTGGCACCCACCCGGTGGAGAAGGCCACCCCGGGCACCATCCGTGGTGACTTCGCCTTGACCGTCGGTGAGAACGTGGTGCACGGCTCCGACTCGCCGGAATCCGCTGAGCGCGAGATCGCGATCTGGTTCCCGAACCTCTAAAGCCTCACTCGGTTAATGGCACGTGAACTCGTGCCGAACAGTCCCCGATGAACTGCTGCTCCGGTTGCAGCTCTTCATCGGGGACTTGATTCTTAGTGCATGACTTCCCAGAATCTTCCCCGCCGTCGTTTTCTGGCCGGTTCGGCGACGGCTGCTGCAGCCGCTGCCGTCGGAACGCAAGCAGTCGCTCACGCGCAATCCTCTTCTTCTGCACTGTCCTCGGCGCGTTTGCCGAAGGCCCCGGCCCCTAAGCCGTGGTCGGTGTTCATGCACGGCGTTGCTTCGGGTGACCCACTGCCGGATTCGGTGATCATCTGGACCCGCGTGAGTGTGTCCCCAGAGGCTGCGCCGGGATCTGAAAAAGGTGAAGATGCGGATGTGACCTGGGAGATTGCCACCGACGACGCGTTCGCGAACATTGTCCGCAGTGGCTCGGCCCGCACTACCGCAGTTACCGACCACACCGTCAAGGTGGACCCGCGTGGCCTGCAGCCGGGGACGGAGTACTTCTACCGCTTCCGCTACAAAGACACCATCTCTCCGGTGGGCAAGACGCGCACCGCGCCCGCGTCCAACGCTGACATCAACGAGTACAAGCTCGTTGTTGCGTCCTGCGCCAACTACGAGTGCGGCTACTTCACCGCGTACCG from Corynebacterium genitalium ATCC 33030 harbors:
- a CDS encoding AMP-binding protein, which translates into the protein MIYSSPYPDLELFGGSVYDLIFNDLSGDDAQRTAITELTTGDTVTYAQLQEMADAIAGYLADRGIGPGNVVTLQIPNSINFAAALFGIFRAGATVNPIGVLLNDADVEKVATMAGADLFIGVADVGHDKHVWDHELAGIVEKRLPAPELSVDGSALASVPFSSGTTGLPKGVMLSHSNLTSNVLQAVSMLERNGMDKHVNTLSPLPFSHIYGMTALLLAPLQLRWNVHTLPKFDLDVFLSAHGDHDIELTFVAPPMAVALAKHPAVTPEGFAANKIMFSGAAPLDEEVARAVERRLGTTFVQGYGMTETSPAVCIGIHGETNPGSIGFPVPNTECRIVDIETLEDLPKGESGELLVRGPQVMRGYLNNEEATRETLLDDDWLRTGDVARAADNGHLYIVDRAKEVIKYKGYQVAPAELEALLLTHDAVADAGVVGVDRDGLEIPRAFVVLQQGASLSEEELMDWVAERVTPYKKIRAVTFIDQIPKNPTGKILRKELRDIPLES
- the ndk gene encoding nucleoside-diphosphate kinase, which translates into the protein MTERTLILIKPDGVANGHVGEIITRIERKGLKLVEMDLRTADRETAEKHYEEHKDKPFFGELVDFITSAPLVAGIVEGESAIAAWRQLAGGTHPVEKATPGTIRGDFALTVGENVVHGSDSPESAEREIAIWFPNL